The Triticum aestivum cultivar Chinese Spring chromosome 6D, IWGSC CS RefSeq v2.1, whole genome shotgun sequence genomic sequence ATATCTGTACATTCAACTTAACAGTATCAGCAAAGCGAGTTAAAACATAATTTAGGAACATGGAGGACTTCCCTAGTATACTAAAACTAGTGTGGAAcaaaaaactaaaaaggaaaaaactagTGTGCAACTATACGTCACTGAGTTGcataggaaatggatcagtgaCTCCGATATATACTCCCGCTCCTCATAGACCACATATATTAATTGATTATACCTCCATCACTTTTTATAATTACCAGACACCCAAAGTGAGTTTCATGACAAACTACAGTTGATACCACATATTTATATTATTTACACCTAAACCTCATTTTTAAACGTAAAAAATGCTATATACTGcataagggcaactccaacgccgTGCATCAAATCGGACACACCAAATGTTTTCGGACACGTCCGGGCATGTCCGTGGACAGCGGGGGCGGCCATCCAACCCTATGCACCAGGATATTTCACGAacggacaaaattcatgcaaaccggACATAATTTAAGCAAGTTTCATGTATTACATGCAAATCGGATGCTATTTAACAAGTTCAGCTATttaaaaaaaactaaactaaactacgGGAGGCACCGGAGGGTGCCCACGTAGGCATGGCCTTTGAGACCGCCTGCACCTCCCTGCCGTCCGGCCCGTCATCGTCCTTCCGGCAGCGGACGGCCTCCCAGGAGTCATGGCAACCCTCATCGGTTGCCGTCTCGCGCAAACGATGGGTCGCGTCCGGCTGGCAGCGAGGGTCTGGTGCGGACTGGCCCTTGCCCTTGCCGGCGAGGGCACAGGCGGCGAACTCGAACTCGGCCAGCCTAATCTTGTAGGGCTGGTCTCTAGTCCGGCACTGGCAGTGGGAGGATGTCTACGCGGCCTCGGCCCCGGCCAACGCAAGGTCTGGGTCGGTGCGCACCCAATCCAACGCCACGTCCGACTTCGCGAAGGCCGAACTACGCGCCGCTCCCGGTGCTCCTCAGTTgccgccttgtcagcctccgccCTGGTGCTCGAGACCAGGCGCTGCCGCCACAACCGAGGTAGTGAAGGAGACGGCCGCGCGCATTGGCAATCGCCAGGGAGGGCGCCTCCTTCTTCACGGAGGTCGCGCACCACCGGGGCAGGGATGGCGGCACTACCTGCTTGCCGCGCCCGAAACGACGCGGCGAGGACGCTGGCTGGACAAGGTGCCCGTACTAGCTGCTCAACGGGGGCCCTGGCCCCGTCTTGACGCGGTCATGCGGCGGGGACGTCGGCTCCTTGATGCGGATGAGTCACAACGGCAAACTGTGGCATTGGACCATGGTCGAAGAGTACCGCTCAAGCAGCAGCTAGAGCTGCCGCGCATACTCCACGTACGTTAGCGCGGCCTTAGGCGAGGAGGTGTGGCTGCTGCTGACCCTCGTCAtcatcggagatcaccacctcCTTGACTGTGGGCGTCGGCGAAGTGGTGGGCGTCGACGGGCCCGGAGACCGTTGGCGGTGGCACCATGATCTGGACGACCCCGGGGATCCACCTACCAGCCGCCAAGAACCAGCCGGATCCGCTGTCAGACTTGCCCATCTCTGCGGTGCGCGGAGGAAAGGTGAGGGGAGATGATGTCTGGAGTGGAGATGGGGTTTGTCGACGAGAGTGGACTGCAGTTGGGCCACACGGACTGGCGCTGCTTCCATGCAAGCGCAGCGGCCAGAGTAGACTTCTCGGTCGCCAAGTTCGCATTAAAGCGGCTCCGAACAGCCGTCCGGTCATGTCGGTCTGACTGGCATCAACGCAAGTAGGTGACTGTCCGGTACTTCTCCTTTGAGCGGCGGTGAATGCACCGCAAGGCTTCTAGAGCGGAACACGCGGCGAAGGTTTTGGGTGGGACCAGACAGCTTAGTAGGACACATACATGGTGGATGTCCGGATGGCCACAAACCTCCTACAGGTTTGCGTCCGGTTTGTGGGCACGACAGTGGATGGCAAAAAGTGTTCGGACCGCTCTGTTCAGACGTTTAGCGGCGTTTTGATGCACGGTGTTTGAGATGCCCTAAACTAAGGGCTTCGTTGATTTTTTTTGTGAAACTTAGATCGAGGTATAATAAATTTGTTTAAGAGGTATATTTTGAATGTGGGAGTGCGTACTCCCAAGAGTACAGAAAATTAGTCTATACTTCATCAATATAATGACTAGATACCTCAAAGTCAGTTTTacgatttatttattttaaataaaaaATCAGGGCTGTTTGGCTGCCACCCTGGGAGTCATGGCTGAGAAATTTGTGTGCCTGACAGTAGCCGGAGAATCTTGTGATTTTTGCCTGGCCAGGCAGGTTTGAGAGGGGTTGTTTCGTTGGCAGCCTAGCTTGCCAAgtgcttagagcaactccaacgcggtgACCCATTTCATCCGCGCGCGTCCGTTTTGGTCGGCAcggacagaaaagtcggcccaacgcgccgacccaaatggacgcgcgtccgcttttcgtccgcctgccgacccattcccggcccatttattagccggatttgcgtcggcgcggacacgcgacggacgcgcgcgcgcccacctactcctccccctggcccgctggtcggtggcagaTTAGCCATCCTCTCCCATTCCAACAACAAACCCTTGCCCGCCTCattcgttgccgccgccgccgcccatttcTCCGGTGACTCTGCCAGCTGCGGGCGCCGCAACATCCCCTCTGcaacgccgccacctcccacgtcgcccgccaccgccgtcttgcCGCCAGGGAACCGAAAGCTTCCCACCCCCGCTCCCCCGACACAGCCGCGAccgcgaccaagaagccgcctcgccgccccggccagatcctcaCCGGCACGCTCGCCGGACGCCgccagggcagctagctggtccgaGGGCGGCGCGACTCCCTTCGCCAGCCGTCTCCTTCGTTGACGCCCGCaagttgttcgacagtttgccaaggaggagatcttggctgccgtgttggtccatcaccacctcaatagcCAGTGGCCGTCGTTCCGTGGCTCCACTCCAgggcaccttccggcgttgaatcgcgaccgagagagcgggcatttccttctttggaaggactactttgacacaacaaacccgttgttcaaacatcagaaattccgccgccgtttccgtatgagtaggcatcttttcaaccgtattagagagggggtggtcggctatgatgactatttcgagtgcaaagaggatgccgttggaaagattggtttctcctcttatcaaaaatgcactgccgccatccgaatgcttgcatacggagtacccggtgatctcattgatgagtatgtccgtatgagcgagtctacatgcctagactccctgcataagttctgcaaggctgttattgctgtGATTGGCCCTGAGTACTTAAGAGAGCCGACTCCTGaagatacagcccgtttgttggcgatgaatgccagcaggggcttcccagggacgcttggcagcatagactgtatgcactgggagtggaagaactgcccttctgcttagGGCTTGCATAgtcatacttgaggccgtggcgtctcaagatctctggatatggcactctttctttggcattgccggatcacacaatgatatcaacatgcttcaacgctcgccggtgtttgctaggcttgccgaaggcaacagcccaccggtgaactttactatcaacggccacaactacgacaaaggatactacctgggtgacggtatctatcctcagtggaccactattgtgaagacaatccccaaccctgtcggagagaagaggaaaagatttgcccaagagcaagagagtgctaggaaggacgtcgagcgtgcctttggtgttttgcaatctcgatggggtatcgttcggtatcctgctaatacttggagcacgcagaaactgtgggaggtgatgactgcttgtgtgatcatgcacaatatgatcgtagaagatgagCGCCTGGAACGTCtctacgatcaagggtttcagtttcagggtgagaatgttgtgcctgagcatggaggagcgggAACGCTTGAACaattcacccaatttcatcatgacTTGCGTGATTGGGAAATGAAACTCacatgcaactgcaaaatgatttggttgagcatatgtggctcatgttggcaaccaattgatgtatcttttttattcggcttgcaaaactatgtgagacaTTTTTACTTCTATTCAgcttgtaaaactatgctattTTATTTGGTTGAAACTATGTTATTTATTTGGTTGTGGACTATATGTTTGTTTGTGAAATAATGCTAAAGTTGTGTGTGAAATAATGCAAAAATTATGCTATTTGTTGAAAAAGGGCGGCCAGCCAGGCAGGccggcacatatgggtcggcgcgttcggcgcactgccgacccaatcTCAAACAaggcggacgccgggcgggcggccgacccaaacggacaaaagcgctgtccgtttgggtcggcgcgttggagttgctcttaggtaCAAGATGCTTTGCTATTTAAAAAATAGAATCCCGTGGGTGCCTTCGTTGCAGAAGTGATTACCGCTCAGGCAGCGGCCAGGCGCAAGAATTCAAAGGCCTGAGCCAGGCTAACTGCATTGCACATACTACGAGCCAGGCTAACTATGATTGGGGGTTGTCAGGTCAGGTTAGCAGTGGAAGCTTCAGGTCTCCAACCAAACAACTCAGGCGGCTACCAGGTAGGTGTCCGGCCAGCCTAGTTCACGTCAGGGTGGCAACCAAACAGCCTCTTAATGAGGTATACTAAAAATAATAAAGAGGTATAATGAGTCTGTTACGACATGTATATTGAATGCGGGCGTACATATTCCCAGGAGTACATAAAATTGGTGTGTGTGTAGTTACAACCACGTCTCATATATCATCATGTCTaattatatatactattttatcatgtttagtatgttcatatactatatctaagatactccaaaatgatctacatgaaaaattgcaagtgagcccatagtttttattatatttgtgaaatacatacacaTTTGTATGTAAAAAAGAGTATGCTAACAATATGGTACATACGTACTACCTAAAAAGTGTGTATATACTATCCAAatattcttatatactacatactacacacactccatactatatatatatatatatatatatatatatatagagagagagagagagagatcatccACTGGCTACAATAGGTTTAATTACTAATACAGATATCTGTATTAGTAAGCAAAACAGAGCTCGCGCAGGGGTGCATGAGCGTGAGGCCTCAGGTTTGATTTCAGCCCACACAGCAATGAAAACATGCTTTCCTTTTTTATCAACAAAAATTGTGATATAAGATAAAGGTCCATAGGTTTTTTTTGAATCACAGCTAATAAAAAGGTCAATATTCTGGGAATGGTTTGATTACCTCAAGCAAACATGGGCAAGGGTAACAAATTTGCATGTGGCAAGCTGGCCTTCTCTACGTAGGCTTAGGAAGGGGAAGGTGGTCTAGGATTCAGAGTAAATGGGGGTTTAGCTTTGGGTGATAAAATCATAAAAGGGCTAATGTGCCTGGAACCCAGGTAGACGGTGTCTGACTTCATCCTGAGCAAGGTACAAAAGATACAAGAGATCTCATCTCTTGTAGTGGGAGCATTGCACAGGTACTCAAGACTTGCTCAGTCAGAAGAAACAGTGAACAGACATTTACCCGCAATTATCAAGGTGCACTGGATGCAAATAGCAAGACTTACCATAGTTGCCAAGTTCCTGGGTCGAGGGACGGGAACGAGGGTCGAGGATCACCGGGTGGCCAATAACAGGGCACGACGGGGTATACACCTTTTGCACGACCAATTGATAGGTGGAACGCATCCCCAACAGTTTGGGAACGATGATCCTGGGACGATAAGATGCGTCAAGGAACGTGACCCAAGATGAAGGGAGTTTCGAGATGCAAAGGTGCATAAGGATGGCTAAATCACCGTGAATGAAAAAAGGTTACAATCAATTGACTCCATTGTAAGTAGGTGGCATGTTGCTAATTACATGGCTTCGTCTACGCTATGTACGTTAGCGCTAACTTTTTCAGGGAAAGTGTGAAACATCAAAATATCTCCCGCTGAAGTTTTCACAGCAGCTCGGGAAGTCAGGGGCAAATACCAGAGGGAGCCGCCGGTTCGGCACTTCGGCGCCACCTCCGCAACTATTCCACCGTGGGGGCTTACCTGGTCGGCTGCACAGAGCCCGGCTTTCAGGTCTGGCACAGCGGCAGCGGGATGCGGGACTgcagccaccgggcgcacgatcacGCCGGTGGAAGGTGGACTCAATCCTTCCGTTTCCTGTTAGCGATGGGGAGTTGGGATAGAGATCCAGTGTTTTGGGCTTGCTGAATGGGATTCGTGATCCTAGTGTCTGGGTCGCGTCCCGGACATTGACTCATGGTGTCCCACATGTCGACCCCGGCCCTCGATTTGGGTTGATGATCCCAGTTCGAGCATCGCTGCTTCGTTCCCCGCAACTATGATACTAACCTTAAGCAAGTACTCCAGGGCATCATAACGTGTAGATAAGTTTGTTCAGCAACGAACAACTAATGTATTTGAATCTAGTGTTATTCTAAGAAGATAATTTTATCCATATAAAGGACAAGAATTTAAGCTAGTGTCTAACCTGAGAGTAACTTGTGTTACTCCCATTTATTCACTGAAACACCAGGCATAAATGTGGCCCCACTTGTAACTGATAGGAAAAGATCAACTACTGGGCCTGATGGGCAGCCGTGACAATCTAACCTGAATCTTGATACAGTGAGAAGTTCCCACATGGACAGCTGAGTTCGAAATACTCACTTCATTATTTATCTGTTGGGCTGCATAGGATGGTGTGCGGATACAGTCTATATAACAGGATATATCTATGTATTCATACCAGAACATTAATTCAATTTTACCAGAACAGTAACCAGAAAGCCTTGTACCGGAATGTTGATGCAACATTTTACCACAAACAAACAAATGCAACTGGTAACAAAAAAAGTATGTATCTGAGAGATGGGAAAACCAGACAAAGAGGACATAGACCTAAAGCGAAGAGCTAAAGCAAAAATTAGGGGAACAAAAATCCATTACCAATATCAGTGAGAGAACCATATATTGGATCATCCATGACAGGGATGCCCTGAAGAGGAAACAAAAATTTAGTATGCTATCGTCTAGTGCAGTAAAAGACTAAATAATAACCAAATTATTCATGAGAACATCACTACAAGGCCTTCACGTGGCGAGTATCTAAAAGAACCAGGAAGTCTCACCTCAGAATCATTGGTACATATACCAGCTTGAAGATCAGGTCGCAATGATGTGTAGCATGGTATATCAGCCGCTAGATAATCAGAAAGTGTAAGATTGTAACCATCTTCAATTACAGGAAGATCATCAGTATGTATGCCAGGGTGCATTATGACATCCATGCTAGAGCATATCATCTCGTTCCTGTTTGAACATCATATTTTGAAGTCAAAACCCTACGATGCAGAAAATTTAACAAACAGCGGATGGATGGTCTAATGCAACAGATATTGCTCATAAACTATTCAATAGGCTACCTGATATGTTGCAAGATATGAGAGAACAATAGACATGCTATTCTTAAGAGCTACCAAGTAATTCCTAGATCATTATAACATGGTATAAATATAAACGGTTAACTCCATTCAACCCAATAGAGGAGCTAACTGCATGTCAATCAACTCACTTTGCTTTTGAAGAATCAAAGCCAGCACCTTCAATTGGCATGTCATCTTCTATATCAAATACTTGGACAGAGTTATTGTCTAATGAAACTTGGCACAAATTATTTGTACCACCGACAATGTCTCCCACATTAGCTCCAAAATCTTCTTGCAGTTGTTTATGTGGCTCCACTGAATATCCTGGTGCAGAGTGTTGGCCAAAACCAGGATTATTAGGTATTCTGAATGAACTGGATTGATCCAGCTTTTCTTCTTCGTCCATTTGGATGATAGTTTCAGCCCCGGCATTACAAAACAAATCAGCACCAACAATGTTCTTCTGATCAGAAAACTCAAACAAGCCCACTTCTTTTGGCACAATTTCAGTATCACAAATCTGGGCTCCTTCCTTAAATTGCAGATTTAAGTTATTTTTATGTAAAGATAATGACGGAGTTATGTCAGCTTCTTGCATCAAGGTAACTTCGTGAGAAGCTGTCGATGGAGATTGATCAGATTCTTCAATCAAGCTATCATTCTGAGCATCTGGCAATGGAGATAGGTTGGCATCTTCGATCATGATATCCTCCTGCGTTCCTGTCAACGTAGATAGGTTGGTTTCTTGCATCAAGCCACCCTTGCGAGAAGCCGACAATGGAGATAAGTCGTTTTCTTGCATCAAGTTATCCTTCTGAGAAATTGTCAAAGATGATACATcttgttcttccttgtattcctGGACTACATGGAGTTGTGCATCGTTCCTGTATTCTTTCATATTTTCAGTAACAACTAATGTTTTGTTTTCTTGGAGAAGCATAGGTTCCATTGTTATTTCTTTGTAAGCTGTCTTAGAGACAGTACTTTCTTGGTAGATTTGATCTTCTCTGTTATCTGGCTGGATGTTAGTCAAAGATCTCTCATTTGCTGCTTCATCAGCTACCATCTCCGAACCTTCTCTAGAAGAAACTAGATCGACTGTTTCAGTTACTGACTTTCTATGTGCATGGCATGACCTGGGCTTCGTTGGAGCTTTTGCAAAGTCACAGTGTTTAAGCAAACTCCTGTCGACATGCAAACCATTTTCCAAAATTTTCATGTCATCATTCAAGGCAATACGGTCACACAAAACTTTGTTGTTATCTTCAGCTTCCTCACCCACAACCTTACCATCTGGCAAAAGCTTCGCATCTGCCTCCATAACAACTACAATAGAAGTGTTATTGACATCACCGTTAGGGTCCATATCTAATTCTGAACTCAGTATTTTATTCTCTTTCATCTCACCTTCATTCTCAGCCTGCAACTCCAGCAGAGCATCAGCATTCTTCCTAACATCAGCATTCAATCTGGTATCCTTCATCTCCAACTGACCTACAGCCTTCTCCATGAAAGGTGCCGCCTCTTTCACCTCATCCGTCACACATCTCCTAGACTCGTCATTCTCCCCACTGGACCGCGGATCCCTCTGAAATCCAGGAGCACCATCCTCGTCCTTATCTTCCTCATAGCGTCGACCATTCGAATTCGACCTtactctctccttctccctctcccttccaTGACCTGGATACCCCATTCTGTACTCCCCATACTTTCTCTTCCATCTCCCATTGTAGCTACCACCATTACTGTAATCATCTCTATTAGTACAACAACTAGTAATGCTACTGTTCCGCCTAGGCCGGGTGCCAGGGTTATTGCTATATACATCATCGTACCTCCTCCAGTCACAGAATGCGGGGGGTTCCTGCGGCGGTTGAGGCAGTGGAGGAGGAGGAACAGCCCacgggtcgccgccgccgcgctgtagGGAGGACGGCGGGAGCACGCCCGTGGATACCAGGTACTCGGCCGCGAGGCGGCCGGCCTCCATGAGCACCTCGTATCTGCGATGCGGCGGCGCAAGAAGCGGGGGCCGAGGAGGAGTTTGAGGAGCGTACAACTGCTTGTGGCCGCCGGGGTACACGGCACCACTGCCGCGGCCAaacggcggtggaggaggcggcggcaggcgGCTGCGGTGGTGGTACTGCATCGCGACTGGTCACACCTTTGATACTGTGCCCCCGCGGCCGCGGAATCCACGACAATTCACCAAAAATCTGAAGCGAAGAGGAAGATAAAGAAAAGGACAAAGATTACGATTCTGTAAATTTCCTTGAGGCGAGGAATCGGAAACCCTAGGTAAAAGTGTTGAGCAAACTCACAAATCGGAATTAAAATGTCGATCGAGACATCGGACTCGGAATCCACCGATTGGGGACAGCACTAACACGGTTTTCTTGTTTATATCAACTCGTATC encodes the following:
- the LOC123144509 gene encoding uncharacterized protein isoform X1, yielding MQYHHRSRLPPPPPPPFGRGSGAVYPGGHKQLYAPQTPPRPPLLAPPHRRYEVLMEAGRLAAEYLVSTGVLPPSSLQRGGGDPWAVPPPPLPQPPQEPPAFCDWRRYDDVYSNNPGTRPRRNSSITSCCTNRDDYSNGGSYNGRWKRKYGEYRMGYPGHGREREKERVRSNSNGRRYEEDKDEDGAPGFQRDPRSSGENDESRRCVTDEVKEAAPFMEKAVGQLEMKDTRLNADVRKNADALLELQAENEGEMKENKILSSELDMDPNGDVNNTSIVVVMEADAKLLPDGKVVGEEAEDNNKVLCDRIALNDDMKILENGLHVDRSLLKHCDFAKAPTKPRSCHAHRKSVTETVDLVSSREGSEMVADEAANERSLTNIQPDNREDQIYQESTVSKTAYKEITMEPMLLQENKTLVVTENMKEYRNDAQLHVVQEYKEEQDVSSLTISQKDNLMQENDLSPLSASRKGGLMQETNLSTLTGTQEDIMIEDANLSPLPDAQNDSLIEESDQSPSTASHEVTLMQEADITPSLSLHKNNLNLQFKEGAQICDTEIVPKEVGLFEFSDQKNIVGADLFCNAGAETIIQMDEEEKLDQSSSFRIPNNPGFGQHSAPGYSVEPHKQLQEDFGANVGDIVGGTNNLCQVSLDNNSVQVFDIEDDMPIEGAGFDSSKAKNEMICSSMDVIMHPGIHTDDLPVIEDGYNLTLSDYLAADIPCYTSLRPDLQAGICTNDSEGIPVMDDPIYGSLTDIGSSFPNCWGCVPPINWSCKRCIPRRALLLATR
- the LOC123144509 gene encoding uncharacterized protein isoform X4; the encoded protein is MQYHHRSRLPPPPPPPFGRGSGAVYPGGHKQLYAPQTPPRPPLLAPPHRRYEVLMEAGRLAAEYLVSTGVLPPSSLQRGGGDPWAVPPPPLPQPPQEPPAFCDWRSNGGSYNGRWKRKYGEYRMGYPGHGREREKERVRSNSNGRRYEEDKDEDGAPGFQRDPRSSGENDESRRCVTDEVKEAAPFMEKAVGQLEMKDTRLNADVRKNADALLELQAENEGEMKENKILSSELDMDPNGDVNNTSIVVVMEADAKLLPDGKVVGEEAEDNNKVLCDRIALNDDMKILENGLHVDRSLLKHCDFAKAPTKPRSCHAHRKSVTETVDLVSSREGSEMVADEAANERSLTNIQPDNREDQIYQESTVSKTAYKEITMEPMLLQENKTLVVTENMKEYRNDAQLHVVQEYKEEQDVSSLTISQKDNLMQENDLSPLSASRKGGLMQETNLSTLTGTQEDIMIEDANLSPLPDAQNDSLIEESDQSPSTASHEVTLMQEADITPSLSLHKNNLNLQFKEGAQICDTEIVPKEVGLFEFSDQKNIVGADLFCNAGAETIIQMDEEEKLDQSSSFRIPNNPGFGQHSAPGYSVEPHKQLQEDFGANVGDIVGGTNNLCQVSLDNNSVQVFDIEDDMPIEGAGFDSSKAKNEMICSSMDVIMHPGIHTDDLPVIEDGYNLTLSDYLAADIPCYTSLRPDLQAGICTNDSEGIPVMDDPIYGSLTDIGSSFPNCWGCVPPINWSCKRCIPRRALLLATR
- the LOC123144509 gene encoding uncharacterized protein isoform X2, whose translation is MQYHHRSRLPPPPPPPFGRGSGAVYPGGHKQLYAPQTPPRPPLLAPPHRRYEVLMEAGRLAAEYLVSTGVLPPSSLQRGGGDPWAVPPPPLPQPPQEPPAFCDWRRYDDVYSNNPGTRPRRNSSITSCCTNRDDYSNGGSYNGRWKRKYGEYRMGYPGHGREREKERVRSNSNGRRYEEDKDEDGAPGFQRDPRSSGENDESRRCVTDEVKEAAPFMEKAVGQLEMKDTRLNADVRKNADALLELQAENEGEMKENKILSSELDMDPNGDVNNTSIVVVMEADAKLLPDGKVVGEEAEDNNKVLCDRIALNDDMKILENGLHVDRSLLKHCDFAKAPTKPRSCHAHRKSVTETVDLVSSREGSEMVADEAANERSLTNIQPDNREDQIYQESTVSKTAYKEITMEPMLLQENKTLVVTENMKEYRNDAQLHVVQEYKEEQDVSSLTISQKDNLMQENDLSPLSASRKGGLMQETNLSTLTGTQEDIMIEDANLSPLPDAQNDSLIEESDQSPSTASHEVTLMQEADITPSLSLHKNNLNLQFKEGAQICDTEIVPKEVGLFEFSDQKNIVGADLFCNAGAETIIQMDEEEKLDQSSSFRIPNNPGFGQHSAPGYSVEPHKQLQEDFGANVGDIVGGTNNLCQVSLDNNSVQVFDIEDDMPIEGAGFDSSKAKNEMICSSMDVIMHPGIHTDDLPVIEDGYNLTLSDYLAADIPCYTSLRPDLQAGICTNDSEGIPVMDDPIYGSLTDIGFMDVWSQPAEDFEKFF
- the LOC123144509 gene encoding uncharacterized protein isoform X3, giving the protein MQYHHRSRLPPPPPPPFGRGSGAVYPGGHKQLYAPQTPPRPPLLAPPHRRYEVLMEAGRLAAEYLVSTGVLPPSSLQRGGGDPWAVPPPPLPQPPQEPPAFCDWRRYDDVYSNNPGTRPRRNSSITSCCTNRDDYSNGGSYNGRWKRKYGEYRMGYPGHGREREKERVRSNSNGRRYEEDKDEDGAPGFQRDPRSSGENDESRRCVTDEVKEAAPFMEKAVGQLEMKDTRLNADVRKNADALLELQAENEVVMEADAKLLPDGKVVGEEAEDNNKVLCDRIALNDDMKILENGLHVDRSLLKHCDFAKAPTKPRSCHAHRKSVTETVDLVSSREGSEMVADEAANERSLTNIQPDNREDQIYQESTVSKTAYKEITMEPMLLQENKTLVVTENMKEYRNDAQLHVVQEYKEEQDVSSLTISQKDNLMQENDLSPLSASRKGGLMQETNLSTLTGTQEDIMIEDANLSPLPDAQNDSLIEESDQSPSTASHEVTLMQEADITPSLSLHKNNLNLQFKEGAQICDTEIVPKEVGLFEFSDQKNIVGADLFCNAGAETIIQMDEEEKLDQSSSFRIPNNPGFGQHSAPGYSVEPHKQLQEDFGANVGDIVGGTNNLCQVSLDNNSVQVFDIEDDMPIEGAGFDSSKAKNEMICSSMDVIMHPGIHTDDLPVIEDGYNLTLSDYLAADIPCYTSLRPDLQAGICTNDSEGIPVMDDPIYGSLTDIGSSFPNCWGCVPPINWSCKRCIPRRALLLATR